The Nesterenkonia xinjiangensis genome contains a region encoding:
- a CDS encoding glycosyltransferase, translating into MASVLAGPADTYDVDVVILSDFRLPGGTTSSIAEEVRAQAEAGISTALVHAAGSITNYPNPWSTHIQRILDLPGVRIASPRERIHAKVLVIRHPTVIYSTLSACEGITADHVIIVVNHAAVDAADTWHYPVEATDARVRRLFGVAPVWAPIGPVVRQTVLDQTTRVPLREKDWVNIFRISGEIRRRTGFIADRPVIGRHSRPQPGKWPATGRDILQAYPDSPRYQVEILGGAQVAEHKLGYVPSRWHVVEFGGEEPEHFLERIDFWVYMHHPDLKEAFGRAAMEALAAGCVAIMPPYMEELFGDAALYASPREVQRTVDEYYADPAKFLKQSARAQDFALAFSPEMHIRRLEELGVEAPGTPVDAEPGEVPALPGPTLLVAAQAEEDVLERALAHLRASGDRSVLRVDLTDRLGRGPDGSGPTVQLPTAAALQTDDQTWQSHLHGSLRRLLRTHRPGLVLVVGEEVPEGVLRALAWADVPGTWVRGRAGDDVAPEPRVASCFRRVMTPSQLPRAPGTAAEAPLAHHAPREGQESR; encoded by the coding sequence ATGGCATCGGTCCTGGCTGGGCCAGCTGACACGTACGACGTCGACGTCGTCATCCTCTCCGACTTCCGACTGCCCGGCGGCACCACCAGCAGCATCGCCGAGGAGGTCCGCGCCCAGGCGGAGGCCGGGATCAGCACGGCACTGGTCCATGCCGCGGGCTCGATCACCAACTACCCGAATCCCTGGAGCACCCACATCCAGCGCATCCTGGACCTTCCCGGAGTGCGCATCGCCTCCCCACGGGAACGGATCCACGCCAAGGTGCTGGTCATCAGGCACCCCACGGTGATCTACAGCACGCTCTCCGCCTGCGAGGGGATCACCGCAGACCACGTGATCATCGTGGTCAACCATGCCGCGGTCGACGCCGCGGACACCTGGCACTACCCGGTGGAGGCCACCGACGCGCGGGTTCGCCGGCTCTTCGGCGTCGCCCCGGTGTGGGCCCCCATCGGCCCGGTGGTGCGCCAGACCGTGCTGGACCAGACCACCCGCGTCCCGCTGCGGGAGAAGGACTGGGTCAACATCTTCCGCATCTCCGGGGAGATCCGTCGCCGCACCGGCTTCATCGCGGATCGGCCGGTGATCGGCCGGCACTCCCGTCCGCAGCCGGGAAAGTGGCCGGCCACCGGACGGGACATCCTGCAGGCCTACCCGGACTCGCCGCGCTATCAGGTGGAGATCCTCGGCGGAGCGCAGGTGGCCGAGCACAAACTGGGCTACGTGCCCTCCCGCTGGCACGTGGTGGAGTTCGGCGGCGAAGAGCCGGAGCACTTCCTGGAACGCATCGATTTCTGGGTGTACATGCACCACCCGGACCTCAAGGAGGCGTTCGGCCGGGCGGCCATGGAGGCGCTGGCGGCCGGCTGCGTGGCCATCATGCCGCCCTATATGGAGGAGCTCTTCGGCGACGCCGCGCTCTACGCCTCGCCGCGGGAGGTCCAGCGCACCGTGGACGAGTACTACGCGGACCCGGCGAAGTTCCTGAAGCAGTCCGCACGTGCGCAGGACTTCGCCCTGGCGTTCAGCCCGGAGATGCACATCCGGCGGCTCGAAGAACTCGGCGTCGAGGCACCCGGCACCCCCGTCGACGCCGAGCCGGGGGAGGTCCCGGCCCTGCCCGGTCCTACGCTGCTGGTCGCCGCCCAGGCCGAGGAGGATGTCCTGGAGCGGGCGCTCGCCCACCTGCGGGCCTCCGGGGACCGCTCTGTGCTGCGCGTGGACCTGACCGACCGCCTCGGTCGTGGACCCGACGGCTCTGGTCCCACGGTGCAGCTGCCCACCGCCGCGGCGCTGCAGACCGATGATCAGACCTGGCAGAGCCACCTCCACGGCAGCCTGCGACGGCTGCTGCGCACTCACCGTCCCGGGCTGGTGCTCGTGGTGGGGGAGGAGGTCCCCGAAGGAGTGCTCAGGGCCTTGGCCTGGGCCGATGTCCCGGGCACCTGGGTGCGCGGCCGCGCCGGCGACGACGTCGCCCCCGAGCCTCGGGTGGCCAGCTGCTTCCGTCGCGTGATGACGCCCTCCCAGCTGCCGAGGGCCCCCGGGACCGCCGCGGAGGCCCCGCTCGCACACCATGCACCCAGGGAAGGACAGGAGTCCCGCTGA
- a CDS encoding ATP-grasp domain-containing protein, with the protein MPEPREYDISQHMASFGRRPLSTVLLERECLRHGLGTLRSGGLTFTATDPAGRSMVFSRTGSVLNSSPASSVARNKQSTRLLLEEAGVPAPRGRRFAGGQFDAARAFAEQIGYPVVCKPVDGTEGKGVVTGIRDAEELRWAFDASLEAARGAREALVEEHVEGEAHRIIVIAGEVVSALISRRGAVIGDGERTVAELLDERQALRERNPHLIGRPIPRGEPLDRLLARQGTALDAVPGPGARVEFSYGSNTHQGGEHAQVLLDMHPSLLEAARRAVALIPGLDSAGVDFIIEDITRPLQEQRAAICEINSVPAIDSHEYPVYGPALPVAAQLVARAAARAGLQLTQPAPEADSATLSVEMTVTGRLPHKEHPRWFAETARQMNLVGSYRRVDDRVVRAVVSGLAENVGVFLSRAYDGSEHSAVHTVESRPCVAPETDRFKVFDADPADSWAPRRSPGSLDLPGDVAHELLRGQEPDLWLVHTALLEAGLSTRSLPGGSLAAAARGSRPRADEASVSFSYVRSTGNSFGGAAMTRDRAALWPLLEARGVPTPLWRRFPVGAHRAMTEFADSLGWPVRMGAPGPGEDVVVEDAESLAVSARQAGARSRRSVVISSHRPGRRLDLLIAGREVLAAIEHGPDEARTPIPVAKISAGLRGLAVRALAELPGMALAQVHLAVTDVTAPLGDQQTLLVEGITSARQLNSFSASGLPGALELARELVRRELTRSGLPPEPNASSPEGAEQVRQLELLGVPDAEATTRRMEALAQRIGCRPSQVQADVARATLRAEISGTPAELALLATALLTARTGARADAALLS; encoded by the coding sequence GTGCCAGAACCTCGCGAGTACGACATCTCCCAGCATATGGCCTCCTTCGGGAGGCGGCCGCTGAGCACCGTGCTGCTCGAGCGCGAATGCCTGCGGCACGGCCTGGGCACCCTGCGCAGCGGCGGGCTGACCTTCACCGCCACGGACCCCGCGGGACGGAGCATGGTCTTCTCCCGCACCGGCTCGGTGCTGAACTCCAGCCCGGCCTCGTCCGTGGCACGGAACAAGCAGTCCACCCGGCTCCTCCTCGAGGAGGCCGGGGTGCCCGCGCCGCGTGGTCGACGCTTCGCCGGCGGCCAGTTCGACGCCGCCCGGGCCTTCGCCGAGCAGATCGGCTATCCGGTGGTCTGCAAACCGGTAGACGGCACCGAGGGCAAAGGCGTGGTCACCGGCATCCGCGACGCCGAGGAGCTGCGCTGGGCCTTCGACGCCTCCCTGGAGGCGGCACGTGGCGCCCGCGAGGCGCTTGTCGAGGAGCATGTGGAAGGGGAGGCCCACCGGATCATCGTCATCGCTGGTGAGGTGGTCTCCGCGCTGATCAGCCGCCGCGGCGCAGTGATCGGTGACGGCGAGCGCACGGTGGCCGAGCTGCTCGACGAGCGGCAGGCCCTGCGGGAGCGCAACCCGCACCTGATCGGCCGCCCCATCCCTCGTGGCGAGCCGCTGGATCGCCTGCTGGCTCGTCAGGGCACCGCACTGGACGCCGTGCCGGGCCCCGGGGCACGGGTGGAGTTCTCCTATGGCTCGAACACTCATCAGGGTGGCGAGCACGCCCAGGTGCTGCTGGACATGCACCCGTCCCTGCTCGAGGCGGCCCGCCGAGCCGTCGCGCTCATCCCGGGCCTGGACTCGGCCGGGGTGGACTTCATCATCGAGGACATCACCCGGCCCCTGCAGGAGCAGCGCGCCGCGATCTGCGAGATCAACTCAGTGCCGGCCATCGACTCCCACGAATACCCGGTCTACGGCCCGGCGCTGCCAGTGGCCGCCCAGCTGGTGGCACGGGCCGCTGCCCGGGCGGGCCTGCAGCTGACCCAGCCCGCTCCTGAGGCTGACTCTGCGACGCTGAGCGTAGAGATGACCGTCACAGGTCGCCTGCCGCACAAGGAGCATCCCCGCTGGTTCGCCGAGACAGCCCGGCAGATGAACCTGGTCGGCAGCTACCGCCGCGTGGACGACCGGGTGGTCCGCGCAGTGGTCTCCGGCCTGGCGGAGAACGTGGGGGTCTTCCTCTCGCGCGCCTACGACGGCTCGGAGCACTCTGCGGTGCACACCGTCGAGTCCCGGCCCTGCGTAGCACCAGAGACGGATCGCTTCAAAGTGTTTGACGCCGACCCCGCAGACTCCTGGGCTCCTCGCCGCTCGCCTGGATCGCTCGACCTGCCCGGTGACGTCGCCCACGAGCTGCTGCGCGGCCAGGAGCCGGACCTCTGGCTGGTCCATACCGCCCTGCTGGAGGCCGGACTGAGCACCCGGTCCCTGCCCGGCGGCTCGCTGGCGGCCGCCGCACGCGGCAGCCGGCCACGCGCAGATGAGGCGTCCGTCTCCTTCTCGTATGTGCGCTCCACGGGCAACAGCTTCGGCGGCGCGGCCATGACCCGAGATCGGGCGGCGCTGTGGCCGCTGCTGGAGGCTCGAGGAGTCCCCACTCCACTGTGGCGCCGTTTTCCGGTGGGCGCCCACCGAGCGATGACCGAGTTCGCCGACTCGTTGGGCTGGCCGGTGAGGATGGGCGCCCCGGGGCCGGGAGAGGACGTCGTCGTCGAGGACGCTGAGTCACTGGCGGTCTCCGCCCGGCAGGCGGGGGCCCGGAGCCGCCGCTCTGTGGTGATCTCCTCGCACCGGCCGGGCCGGCGGCTGGATCTGCTGATCGCCGGGCGCGAGGTCCTCGCCGCGATCGAGCACGGACCCGACGAGGCGCGCACTCCGATCCCGGTCGCGAAGATCTCCGCGGGACTGCGCGGACTGGCGGTGCGTGCACTCGCGGAGCTCCCCGGCATGGCGCTCGCCCAGGTGCACCTGGCGGTGACCGATGTGACGGCGCCGCTGGGGGATCAGCAGACTCTGCTGGTGGAAGGCATCACCTCAGCACGACAGCTGAACAGCTTCAGCGCGTCCGGCCTCCCGGGTGCGCTGGAGCTGGCCCGCGAACTGGTCCGCCGGGAGCTGACCCGGTCGGGCCTGCCTCCCGAGCCGAACGCCTCCTCCCCGGAGGGCGCCGAGCAGGTCCGGCAGCTGGAGCTGCTGGGTGTGCCCGATGCGGAGGCGACGACGCGGCGGATGGAAGCGCTGGCCCAGCGGATCGGATGCCGCCCGTCCCAGGTGCAGGCGGATGTGGCCCGCGCGACGTTGCGCGCCGAGATCTCGGGCACGCCCGCGGAGCTCGCCCTGCTCGCCACCGCGCTGCTCACGGCACGCACGGGCGCCCGCGCGGACGCCGCCCTCCTCAGCTGA
- a CDS encoding glycosyltransferase, translating into MTPEPNTLQYRIAQLEQGLELFEDLGTELTGHKASLEGLLQDTRFRQLSPLRATPFTHGALNAEQLLEDVRPAVEALPPGEMGISRPHSQLRIAVVCDSFFHQSMDGLVDLVPLKPKDWRNQLTEENRPDLLLVAATWKGVDGKSWIGNARPDSWRRRQLTDVIMRTFREHGIPVVYYGKEDPPNYELFLSLAQAADHILTTAEEMVPHYERDCPDAQSIGVLPFGVNPLVHTPIGSRPAASDLIHFAGSWLPEKYPQRTTYGSWALNGVIQSGYPLVIIDRHSAFEPSPYDRRYSYPRGYTPYIAPAQPREDLMEMQRVTDVAVNLNSVVASQSMFANRVLELQASGTMVISTYNQGVNSFYPQVHIANSADDVAAMLNSITLEELRRVQGDGIRKVFLDDHAINRLASIARAAGATPPQDSERILAVTDRPTDALAREMAEQTHSAVPLTSWDRLHEHDGDYDILLPVTPSRHYTPRYAADHAAAFTYQSAAVTTKLAGTAAETDDDAHRHHTGIRRLDLTAWWRPDLDGVDSATSLTLRARQARVYAVDHLNHHPADRTVTISPNTGELSGVAQALKDIQEDLVFSNADPAQLDHSAHAPLARRILTPRRPAPDRFRGDDLDSAGREFRAVAEKYGLQLSVVVPVYNNGDHLRHKAFASLRRSTIFDVMHVLLINDGSTDPATADTVEDLAHTYPNVSAFHHPEGGSGSASRPRNTGLALASTPYVTYLDPDNEAVESGYTRLYQEFVEHPEVDFVLGHMTLWRNAPTKRQQKNVKTVKFLNSLAKGMEEDEHGNLISPDDVLSRTAFMPFSIQAMIARTSWLKRLGLTQPVGGVGQDSYFSQQMLHYARRIRPVRTKVHTYYSEVSDSTVNAVSARLFHRYVPLERDRSEWLRSVGLLDEYRRTRLEGFLVSWYLKKLDAVPAEQWQEAAETLAWIVDLYGGYDGDHPRILDFYRSLHDARPEAAQEDAR; encoded by the coding sequence ATGACGCCGGAGCCGAACACCCTCCAGTACCGCATCGCCCAGCTCGAACAGGGACTGGAGCTCTTCGAGGACCTCGGCACCGAGCTCACGGGCCACAAGGCCTCGCTCGAAGGCCTGCTGCAGGACACCCGATTCCGCCAGCTCTCTCCGCTGCGCGCGACCCCCTTCACCCACGGCGCGCTCAACGCCGAGCAGCTGCTGGAGGACGTCCGCCCCGCTGTGGAGGCCCTGCCGCCCGGGGAGATGGGCATCTCCCGCCCGCACAGTCAGCTGAGGATCGCCGTCGTCTGCGACAGCTTCTTCCACCAGTCCATGGACGGCCTGGTGGACCTGGTCCCGCTGAAGCCCAAGGACTGGCGCAACCAGCTCACCGAGGAGAACCGCCCGGACCTGCTGCTGGTCGCGGCCACCTGGAAGGGTGTGGACGGCAAGTCCTGGATCGGCAACGCCCGCCCCGACTCCTGGCGGCGTCGGCAGCTCACGGACGTGATCATGCGGACCTTCCGCGAGCACGGCATCCCGGTCGTCTATTACGGCAAGGAGGATCCGCCCAACTATGAGCTCTTCCTCTCCCTGGCCCAGGCCGCGGACCACATCCTCACCACCGCGGAGGAGATGGTCCCGCACTACGAGCGGGACTGCCCGGACGCGCAGAGCATCGGGGTGCTGCCCTTCGGGGTGAACCCGCTGGTCCACACGCCCATCGGTTCCCGGCCCGCCGCCAGCGACCTGATCCACTTCGCCGGCTCCTGGCTGCCGGAGAAGTACCCGCAGCGCACCACCTACGGCTCCTGGGCGCTCAACGGGGTCATCCAGTCCGGCTACCCGCTGGTGATCATCGACCGCCACTCGGCCTTCGAGCCCAGCCCCTATGACCGCCGCTACTCCTACCCGCGCGGCTACACCCCTTACATCGCGCCCGCGCAGCCGCGTGAGGACCTCATGGAGATGCAGCGGGTGACGGATGTCGCGGTGAACCTCAACTCGGTGGTCGCCTCCCAGTCGATGTTCGCCAACCGGGTCCTGGAGCTGCAGGCCTCCGGCACGATGGTGATCTCCACCTACAACCAGGGGGTGAACTCGTTCTACCCGCAGGTGCACATCGCCAACTCGGCCGACGACGTCGCCGCCATGTTGAACTCCATCACGCTGGAGGAGCTGCGCCGGGTCCAGGGCGACGGCATCCGCAAGGTCTTCCTGGACGATCACGCGATCAACCGGCTGGCCAGCATCGCCCGGGCCGCCGGCGCCACCCCGCCGCAGGACAGCGAGCGCATCCTGGCGGTGACGGACAGACCCACCGACGCCCTGGCCCGGGAGATGGCCGAGCAGACGCATTCCGCCGTGCCGCTGACCAGCTGGGACAGGCTGCACGAGCACGACGGCGACTACGACATCCTGCTGCCCGTGACCCCGTCCCGGCACTACACGCCTCGCTACGCCGCCGACCACGCCGCGGCCTTCACCTACCAGTCGGCCGCGGTCACCACCAAGCTGGCGGGCACCGCCGCAGAGACCGACGACGACGCCCACCGCCACCACACCGGCATCCGCCGGCTGGACCTCACCGCCTGGTGGCGTCCGGACCTGGACGGCGTGGACTCCGCGACGAGTCTGACTCTCCGCGCCCGCCAGGCCCGGGTGTACGCCGTGGACCATCTGAACCATCACCCGGCGGACCGCACCGTGACGATCTCGCCGAACACCGGGGAGCTCTCCGGTGTGGCCCAGGCGCTGAAGGACATCCAGGAGGACCTGGTGTTCTCCAATGCGGACCCTGCCCAGCTGGACCACTCCGCCCATGCTCCGCTGGCCCGGCGCATCCTCACTCCCCGCCGGCCGGCCCCTGACCGGTTCCGCGGCGACGACCTCGACTCCGCCGGCCGGGAGTTCCGTGCAGTGGCGGAGAAGTACGGCCTGCAGCTCTCGGTGGTGGTGCCGGTCTACAACAACGGCGATCACCTGCGGCACAAGGCCTTCGCCTCGCTGCGCCGCTCCACGATCTTCGACGTGATGCATGTGCTGCTGATCAACGACGGCTCCACGGATCCGGCCACCGCCGACACCGTGGAGGACCTGGCGCACACCTATCCGAACGTCTCGGCCTTCCACCACCCTGAGGGTGGCTCCGGCTCGGCGTCGCGGCCGCGCAACACCGGGCTGGCGCTGGCCTCCACCCCGTATGTGACCTATCTGGACCCGGACAACGAGGCCGTGGAGTCGGGGTACACCCGGCTCTACCAGGAGTTCGTGGAGCACCCGGAGGTCGACTTCGTGCTGGGGCACATGACCTTGTGGCGCAACGCCCCGACCAAGCGGCAGCAGAAGAACGTCAAGACGGTGAAGTTCCTCAACAGCCTGGCCAAAGGCATGGAGGAGGATGAGCACGGGAACCTGATCAGCCCGGACGATGTGCTCTCCCGCACCGCCTTCATGCCGTTCAGCATCCAGGCGATGATCGCCCGCACCTCGTGGCTGAAACGGCTGGGACTCACCCAGCCGGTGGGCGGCGTCGGGCAGGACTCCTACTTCTCCCAGCAGATGCTGCACTACGCGCGTCGGATCCGTCCGGTGCGCACCAAGGTGCACACCTACTACAGCGAAGTCAGCGACTCCACCGTCAATGCCGTCAGCGCCCGGCTCTTCCACCGCTACGTGCCGTTGGAGCGGGACCGTTCCGAGTGGCTGCGCTCGGTGGGCCTGCTGGACGAGTACCGCCGGACACGGCTGGAGGGCTTCCTGGTCAGCTGGTACCTGAAGAAGCTCGACGCCGTCCCGGCCGAGCAGTGGCAGGAGGCGGCTGAGACCCTGGCCTGGATCGTGGACCTCTACGGAGGCTACGACGGCGACCATCCGCGGATCCTGGACTTCTACCGATCGCTGCACGACGCACGGCCCGAGGCTGCCCAGGAGGATGCTCGATGA
- a CDS encoding ATP-grasp domain-containing protein, whose product MVEPPARRGPAEPTTDANLAFVQRHLAHRHLQFTPLASWPGHRGALTREAKRRGLTVREQDKSMYFFQAGRCIGGTVGLISTLVGYSAARTTRSKTFTKDLLARAGLPVPRGRHFPATRLETAVSWWAEQTTDGGLGEVVVKPADGNAGRGVSVEVRTEDQLRSAWQRARRESSRKQVILEEQVRGVDTRVFVVGDRAVAATVRVPAHVIGDGSRSVAKLAEEYEQARTVHKYLSSRPTFLDVTLMGRRGIGLDDVPATSEVVFLNGTANVSQGGVTVDVTEEIHPELLELAVRAVSAFPDLRCAGVDLLVPELGSPEGATVIELNTSANLSINQVPGYGTPRDVAAALLEEMQRGR is encoded by the coding sequence ATGGTTGAGCCGCCCGCACGTCGGGGGCCGGCTGAGCCGACCACCGACGCGAACCTCGCCTTCGTGCAGCGGCACCTGGCGCACCGGCATCTGCAGTTCACCCCGCTGGCCTCATGGCCGGGACACCGTGGTGCCTTGACACGTGAGGCCAAGCGCCGGGGCCTGACGGTGCGCGAGCAGGACAAGTCGATGTACTTCTTCCAGGCCGGCCGCTGCATCGGCGGCACGGTGGGGCTGATCAGCACCCTGGTCGGGTACTCCGCGGCCCGCACCACCCGCTCCAAGACCTTCACCAAGGATCTGCTGGCCCGCGCCGGGCTCCCGGTGCCCCGGGGCCGGCACTTCCCGGCCACCCGGCTGGAGACCGCGGTGAGCTGGTGGGCGGAGCAGACCACCGACGGCGGACTCGGCGAGGTCGTCGTCAAACCCGCCGACGGCAACGCGGGCCGGGGGGTCAGTGTGGAGGTCCGCACCGAGGATCAGCTGCGCAGCGCGTGGCAGCGTGCCCGCCGCGAGTCCAGCAGAAAGCAGGTGATCCTGGAGGAACAGGTGCGCGGGGTCGACACCCGGGTGTTCGTGGTCGGCGACCGCGCGGTCGCGGCGACGGTCCGGGTCCCCGCCCATGTGATCGGCGACGGCTCCCGCAGCGTGGCAAAGCTCGCCGAAGAGTACGAGCAGGCCCGCACCGTGCACAAGTACCTCTCCTCGCGCCCCACGTTTCTCGACGTGACGCTGATGGGCCGGCGCGGCATCGGACTGGACGACGTCCCCGCCACCAGTGAGGTGGTCTTCCTCAACGGGACGGCGAACGTCTCCCAGGGTGGGGTGACGGTCGACGTCACCGAGGAGATCCATCCCGAGCTGCTGGAGCTTGCAGTACGCGCGGTCTCGGCCTTCCCGGACCTGCGGTGCGCCGGCGTCGACCTGCTGGTCCCTGAGCTCGGCTCCCCGGAGGGCGCGACGGTGATCGAGCTGAACACCTCGGCGAATCTCTCCATCAATCAGGTACCCGGATACGGGACGCCGCGGGACGTGGCCGCGGCTCTGCTGGAGGAGATGCAGCGCGGCCGATGA
- a CDS encoding glycosyltransferase, whose product MTRPPAGEFSSRVAELDAGLEALESLISGGGSQRGLRRTLLREGSPHLSSPFIRDAQDVGELIDRLAPVLQELPPGEPGIAKPHTGLRVAIICDEPLHRSFTGLADLIYLSPESWQEQLAESGPPDLLLVTPVVSGIDGGWSGVERLSSAPRTALTGRIIPHLRARGVPVVFWGTQVPRFYPHWQGIAEQADHILTATAEHLPRYAQDCPRAQSIGLLTMGVNPVHHSPIGTRPAATDLIPFFGTWHEQLFPQRREYAGWLLDGVLESGRPLALMDRRSQDPARTGETAWPPRCTPYLTTTRPRDLVARLHRATDRAIALNSAVGSQTMFSDRILELEASGTMVLSTYNQGVNSEHPHVHIAQSPQDVAAALEVLTHRELRRTQAEGIRKAFLDHHAADRLMTIAAAAGVGTLPRSPRLLAVTEEPSETLRRDLAGQSLGPVELIDWEQLSRRASAGIAEVDMLLPVSPRHRYAPTYAADHLASFAHQRDCVTTKLASPGVPTGTLDGTRPSTTADAVARSDRHSHRHRVGVEDLALSAWWRPAADRLVSAERLGQVARSVQAYAIDGFGHHPASTQITLRDAAPDLDDDVETFAAEVRETAETLGLRLSVVIPVYENGDHLRHKAFASLRRSSLFDQMHILLLDDGSSDQATLQTVDELAREHPQVSAYRFAQGGSGSASRPRDLGVRLAATEQIAFLDPDDEMVEDGLARLVAELDAHPDVDFVLGNFTRWSTRHQRLDHHAEIQETFADHLDAAGTVVLPASPHELWGFRSLRIHAAVVRTAWLQSLEPVQPVGAAGQDNFLAQQMMHRARRIRSVDTPVNAYYSEVSGSMVNSVSPRYFRKYLPLDRARARWLRENDLLETYRRTRFEGYTVNWYLKKLRTVPREQWLEAAETIAEILACYGEHEWTDPVVGQFFSGLETARAGQGGNGADG is encoded by the coding sequence ATGACCCGCCCACCCGCCGGGGAGTTCTCCTCCCGCGTCGCCGAGCTCGACGCCGGTCTGGAGGCCCTGGAGTCGCTGATATCCGGAGGAGGGTCCCAGCGGGGGCTGCGCCGGACGCTGCTGCGTGAAGGGTCGCCCCACCTCTCCAGCCCCTTCATCCGGGACGCTCAGGACGTCGGCGAGCTGATCGATCGTCTGGCGCCCGTGCTTCAGGAGCTTCCCCCCGGCGAACCGGGGATCGCGAAGCCGCACACCGGGCTGCGCGTGGCGATCATCTGTGACGAGCCGCTGCATCGGAGCTTCACCGGGCTGGCTGACCTGATCTACCTGAGCCCCGAGTCCTGGCAGGAGCAGCTTGCCGAGTCGGGGCCCCCTGACCTGCTGCTGGTGACCCCGGTGGTCTCCGGGATCGACGGCGGCTGGTCCGGCGTCGAGCGGCTCTCCTCCGCCCCGCGGACCGCGCTGACCGGACGCATCATCCCGCACCTGCGCGCCCGGGGTGTCCCGGTGGTCTTCTGGGGCACCCAGGTGCCGCGCTTCTACCCGCACTGGCAGGGCATCGCCGAGCAGGCGGATCACATCCTCACCGCCACCGCGGAGCATCTCCCCCGGTACGCGCAGGACTGCCCGCGGGCGCAGTCGATCGGGCTGCTGACGATGGGGGTGAACCCGGTGCACCACTCCCCGATCGGCACCCGCCCGGCGGCCACAGACCTGATCCCGTTCTTCGGGACCTGGCACGAGCAGCTCTTCCCCCAACGACGCGAATACGCCGGCTGGCTGCTGGACGGGGTGCTCGAGTCCGGCCGGCCGCTGGCGCTGATGGACCGCCGCTCCCAGGATCCGGCCCGCACCGGCGAGACCGCCTGGCCCCCGCGCTGCACCCCGTACCTGACCACGACTCGTCCGCGGGACCTGGTGGCTCGGCTGCACCGGGCCACGGACCGTGCGATCGCGTTGAACTCCGCGGTCGGCTCGCAGACGATGTTCAGCGACCGGATCCTGGAGCTCGAGGCCTCCGGGACGATGGTGCTCTCCACCTACAACCAGGGCGTGAACTCCGAGCACCCGCATGTGCACATCGCCCAGTCTCCCCAGGACGTGGCCGCCGCCTTAGAGGTGCTCACCCACCGGGAGCTGCGCCGCACCCAGGCCGAAGGCATCCGGAAGGCCTTCCTGGACCACCATGCCGCGGACCGGCTGATGACGATCGCCGCGGCCGCCGGCGTCGGGACGCTGCCACGCTCTCCACGGCTGCTGGCCGTCACCGAGGAGCCCAGTGAGACGCTGCGCCGGGACCTCGCGGGGCAGAGCCTCGGCCCGGTGGAGCTGATCGACTGGGAGCAGCTCTCCCGCCGAGCCTCCGCCGGCATCGCAGAGGTGGACATGCTGCTGCCGGTGAGTCCGCGGCACCGCTACGCCCCCACCTACGCGGCCGACCACCTGGCCTCCTTCGCCCACCAGCGGGACTGTGTGACCACCAAGCTCGCCTCCCCGGGCGTCCCGACCGGAACCCTGGACGGCACGCGGCCCAGCACCACCGCCGACGCCGTCGCCCGGTCGGATCGGCACTCCCACCGGCACCGTGTGGGTGTCGAGGACCTCGCACTCAGCGCCTGGTGGCGCCCGGCAGCCGACCGGCTGGTCTCCGCCGAGCGGCTGGGGCAGGTGGCGCGCAGCGTGCAGGCCTACGCGATCGACGGATTCGGACATCACCCGGCGAGCACGCAGATCACCCTGCGGGACGCCGCTCCGGACCTCGACGACGACGTGGAGACCTTCGCCGCCGAGGTCCGCGAGACCGCCGAGACCCTCGGGCTGCGCCTGAGTGTGGTGATCCCGGTCTATGAGAACGGCGACCACCTGCGGCACAAGGCCTTCGCCTCGCTGCGCCGCTCCAGCCTCTTCGACCAGATGCACATCCTGCTTCTCGACGACGGCTCCAGTGACCAGGCGACGCTGCAGACCGTGGACGAGCTGGCCCGCGAGCACCCGCAGGTCAGCGCCTACCGCTTCGCCCAGGGCGGCTCCGGTTCTGCCTCACGCCCCAGGGACTTGGGGGTCCGACTGGCCGCCACCGAGCAGATCGCCTTCCTCGACCCGGACGATGAGATGGTCGAGGACGGGCTCGCCCGACTGGTGGCTGAGCTGGACGCTCATCCGGACGTGGACTTCGTGCTGGGCAACTTCACCCGTTGGTCCACCCGGCATCAGCGTCTGGACCACCACGCGGAGATCCAGGAGACCTTCGCGGATCATCTCGATGCGGCGGGCACTGTCGTGCTGCCGGCCAGCCCGCACGAGCTGTGGGGGTTCCGCTCGCTGCGCATCCACGCCGCGGTGGTGCGCACCGCCTGGCTGCAGTCGCTGGAGCCGGTCCAGCCGGTGGGCGCGGCCGGGCAGGACAACTTCCTGGCCCAGCAGATGATGCACCGGGCGCGCAGGATCCGCTCTGTGGACACCCCGGTGAACGCGTACTACAGCGAGGTCAGCGGGTCGATGGTGAACTCGGTGTCCCCCCGGTACTTCCGCAAGTATCTGCCGCTGGACCGTGCCCGCGCCCGCTGGCTGCGCGAGAACGACCTCCTGGAGACCTACCGCCGCACCCGGTTCGAGGGGTACACGGTCAACTGGTATCTGAAGAAGCTGCGCACTGTGCCCCGGGAGCAGTGGCTGGAGGCCGCCGAGACGATCGCCGAGATCCTCGCCTGCTACGGGGAGCACGAGTGGACCGACCCCGTGGTGGGGCAGTTCTTCTCCGGTCTGGAGACCGCCCGGGCGGGTCAGGGTGGGAACGGCGCCGATGGTTGA